In the genome of Streptomyces sp. SLBN-118, the window GCCAGCCGTACAGCTCGGTGAGCACCCCACTGAGCAGCACCCCGGCCGCCCCGCCCGCCCCGGAGACCGCACCCCACACACCGAGCGCCCTGCCCCGGCCGGGTCCGGGCGGGAAGACGCCGAGCACGAGCGCGAGCGCGGCGGGCGCGAGGAGTGCCGCGCCCGCGCCCTGGACGGCGCGGGCCGCGATGAGGACGGGGGCGGACGGGGCGAGACCTGCGGCGAGCGAGGCGAGCGCGAAGACGGCCGTGCCGACGGTGAACACCCGGCGCCTGCCGAGCAGGTCGGCCAGTCGTCCGCCGAGCAGGAGGAGTGCGCCGAAGGCGAGAACGTAGGCGTTGACGACCCAGGACAGCGCGGCGGGTGACATGGTCAGGCCGTCCGCGAGGGCGGGGAGCGCGACATTCACGATCGAGGTGCTGAGCACGACCAGGAACTGCGCGGTCGCGAGGGCCGCGAGGGCGGGGCCCTGTCGTATGCCCGACGGTGCTTCCGTCACGGGTGCCATGCCTCCTCCGAGAGAAAGAGTGATCGATCACTCACTGATTGACCGAAAGGAAAAGCCGCTCGCGGGGCACGCGGCTTCGTTCTGCTCAGTAGTGGCGGACACCCGCAAGCAGGGTCCTGGTCCAGGGCGCATCGACGTCCGTCGCCCCGATGGAGACAACGACATTGCACAGGAACCCGGTGGCGAAGAACCGCTGAATGAGCTCGTCGGGCGCACCGGACGCCGACCGCACGTACTCGACGAGCCGTGCGTACATCCCCTGCACGGCCACCTTGATCGCGGGCTCGCTCGCCGCACAGTTCGCATGCATCAGCACCCTGAGCAGGTCGTCCCGGTCCGCGATGAGATGTGCGTACGCATCCCCCATCGCATACAGCACATCCGCCGGCTCGGCACTGCCCACCTCGACGACCGCCTCGGCGAGGCGCTCCCGGATCAGCCGCCCGCAGTCCTCAACGACGGCGACGAACAACGCCTCCTTGTCGGGGAAGAGCCGGTACAGATACGACTGCGAGATCCCCGCGCCCTTGGCGACCTCGGTGGTGGAGGTGCCGTAGTAGCCCCGCGCCGCGAAGACCCGGGAGGCGGTGGCCAGAACCTCCGCGCGACGGGCATCGGCGGTGGAGAGTTGTCGCGTACTTGTCCTACCCATGTGAGTAATAGACCACTCACACTTTCCCTGTGTCAACCCTCAAGCCCCACACGCTCCGGCAGGACCCGCGCCCCGACCGCACCCGCTCACGCCGCCCCAGGCCGCACGAAGGCCAACCCCTCTGCGTCCACGGCACCACCGACGACGTCACCGTCCATCCGACGAGGGCCACCGCGGCCCGACGCGGCCGGCGCACCCCACGCACAGGGGCCGTTCGGAGCCACGGCAGTGGGCCGTTCGGCCCCTGCCGAGCAACACTGCCGCTCCCTACCTTTTCGGCCAGTCGAAGTAATTCACGGCCAATCACAGGGTGGTGAGCGATGAGCTTCACGGACCGCGAGATGTGGGGACTGATCCACGGCATGGTGCTGGGAGCGGTGTTCCTGCTGGGGTTCGCCGGCGGGCTGGCCGACCTGTACGGGTTGCGAACGGCGCTGGTCACCGGCACAGGCGTCGTCGAGCGAATGCGGCGGCTGAAGATCGGGGTCACGACGATGGCGGTGGCCGCCTGGGGGACGGTGATCACCGGCACCTGGGTCGTCTACCCCTGGTACCGGGAGAAGGGCCCGGACAGCCCCAAGTCGCAACTGCTGGCCGATCCGGAGACCGCCGACTGGCACGAGTTCGCCATGGAGTGGAAGGAACACATCGCCTGGATCAGTCCGATCCTGGCCACCGCTGTCGCCTTCATCGTCCTCTACTACGGCAGCACCCTCATCCGTCACGAGCGGGTACGGCGCACCACCATCCTGCTGTTCGTGCTCGCCTTCGCCTTCGCCGCCATCGCCGGGGCGTTCGGCGCCTTCATCACCAAGGTCGCACCGGTCGAGTAGACCGGAGAGGAAGTGAATGCGATGAACCAGCACGAGGAACATCCGCAACACGCCGACGAGCAACAGCCCGCACCGGCCCCGGCAACGGGAGTCGGCACGACGGGCGGCGATCGGCCGGAAGGGCCGATCTCGGCCGCCATCATCGCCGCCGGCGTCGGTGCCGTGGCCCTGGGTCTGTTCACCACCCTGGCCGAGGCCATCAAGGACGTGGCGGACTGGCTGCAGTGGAACGACCGGGTCGGTCCGCTGTCCGGCAAGACCCTCATGGCGGTGGCCGTCTGGCTGGTGTCCTGGGTGATTCTCCACCTGGTGCTCAGGAACAAGGAGCACGAGACCAGCCGCGCCCTGACGGTGGCACTGGCGCTGATCGGGCTCGGCGTCCTCGGCACCTTCCCGACGTTCTTCCAACTCTTCGCGCCCGAATAGCACGCGCGGCCAGGCGATACCCGGCCGCCGACTACCGTCACATCCTTCATGGCCGGAGCGCCGACCGTCGGGTGGACTCGATGACGGGCGCGCCCGCCGCGAGGGCACCGCGGCTGCGTGCCGCGGCGACCATGCGGAGCGCCGGACGGTCCTTGGTCCCGCCGGGGTTGGCGTCTTCGAGCTTGGCCCAGAAGCCGCGCCCGACGGGGTGAACGGTTCGCCGACCACAGGAAGGGCGTATTGCCGACCATGCTGGCTGGTGACCGCGCACGTCATCTTGTGCAGGCGTGCGAGGTGATCGGCCTTGTGGTCGGCGTATCCCGGTGCCTGGATATGCAGTCCGTGGACGTGGCGGTGAGGGGCGGGGGTGGTGGTCACCGCTGTTCGCCTCCTTCGTGCGTGCGGCCTGACGAGGGAGCGGTGTAGCGGCCGGGGTCGGCGTCGAATGCGGCGGCGCAGTGGGTGGAGCAGAAGTAGTAGGTGCCTGTGGCGGTGTTCCGCGTCTCCGCTGCGGACGCCTTCTCGATGCTCATGCCGCAGACGGGGTCCGTGGCCGCGTCGCCGTCAGCGTGCTGCTTGTGGGCATGGTCGTGCGGTGCTGGGTGGTGGTGTTCGGTGGCCGCCGTGCGGCCGGCCGGGGAACGGTCGGTAGCGGATTCGACGCTGGGCCGGACGTTGGCTGGAGGGGCGTCCGGCAGCGGGGACGTGTGCCAGCGACGGAGCCGGGAGGCGTTGGTGACGACGGACAGGGAGCTGAGTGCCATGGCTGCGGCGGCGATGATCGGGCTGAGGCGGATGCCCCAAAGGGGGTAGAGGGCGCCTGCGGCGAGGGGAACGCCGACGGCGTTGTAGACCAGGGCGAAGAACAGGTTCTGCCGGATGTTTCGCATGGTGGCGCGCGACAGCCGGATCGCGGTGACGACCCCGCTCAGCGAGCCGGAGATGAGGGTGATGTCGGCGGCTTCGATGGCTACGTCGGTGCCGGTGCCGATGGCCAGGCCGACGTCGGCGGCGGCCAGGGCGGGGGCGTCGTTGATGCCGTCGCCGACCATGCCGACGGTGCGGCCTTCGCCCTGCAGGCGGCGGATCTCGTCGGCCTTGTGTTCGGGCAGTACCTCGGCCAGGACTCGGGTGATGCCGACCTGGGCGGCGATGGCGGCGGCGGTGCGGGCGTTGTCGCCGGTGAGCATGACGACGTCGACGCCGAGGCGTTGCAGCGCGGCGATGGCGGCGGCGGAGTCGGCCTTGACGGTGTCCGCAACGGCGAGCACGCCGGCGGGCCGGCCGTCGACCGCAGCGAGGACGGGTGTCTTGCCTGCGGCCGAGAAGCCGGCCGCCACGGGGGCCAGGGTGGTGGTGTCGATACCGACGTCGCCCAGCAGCCGGGCGGTGCCGACCAGGACGGCGTGCCCGTCGACGGTGGCCTGGACGCCCTTGCCGGTGACCGAGTCGAAGCCGGTCGCGGCCTGCCACGCCAGTCCGCGCTCGCGGACGCCGGTGACAATGGCCTGCGCGAGCGGGTGTTCACTGTCGGCCTCGGCCGCCGCCACCAGCCGCAGCAGTTGTCCCTCGTCGAGGCCGTCGGCTGTGTGGACGTCGGTCAGAACCGGTTTGCCCTCGGTGACGGTGCCGGTCTTGTCCAGCACTACGGTGTCCAGCTTGTGCGCGGTCTCCAGGGCCTCGGCGGAGCGGATGAGGATGCCGGCCTGGGCGCCCTTGCCGGTACCGACCATGACGGACAAAGGGGTGGCCAGTCCCAGCGCGCACGGGCAGGCGATGATCAGTACGGCGACTGCGGAGACCAGGGACAGGGTCAGTGCGGGCGACGGCCCGAGGGTGAACCACAGTGCGAAGGTGCCGATCGCGATGGCGATGACCGCGGGCACGAAGTACGCCGACACCGCGTCGGCGAGCCGCTGGATGGGGGCCTTGGACGCCTGCGCCTGCTGAACCATGCGGATGATCTGGGCGAGCATCGTGTCCGAGCCGACCTTGGCTGCCCGTACCCGCAGGGAGCCGGTGCCGTTGACGGTGGCGCCGATGACCGTGTCCCCGGTGTGCTTGGTGACCGGCATCGGCTCACCGGTGACCATCGACTCGTCCACCGCGGACGAGCCGGAGAGAACGTCCGCATCGACGGGGATCTTCTCCCCGGGCCGGATGACGATCTCGTCCCCGACGGCCACGTCCTCTATTGGGATCTCTGTTTCGGTGCCGTCCCGTATGACACGGGCGGTGCGGGCCTGCAGGCCGAGCAAGGCCCGGATCGCCTCGCCGGTGCCGGCCTTCGCGCGGGCCTCCAGCAGACGGCCGAGCAGGATCAGGGTGAGGATGACGCCGACGGCTTCGAAGTAGACCTCGCGTACGTCTTCCGGCAGCAGGCCGGGGGCGAGGGTGACCAGCAGGCTGTAGCCGTAGGCGGCACTCGTGCCCAGCGTGATCAGGGAGTTCATGTCGGCGGCGCGGTGGCGCAGGGTCAGCCAGCCCGTCACATGGATCGGCCAGCCGGTGTAGAACATCACCGGGGTGATCAGAGCCAGCTGTAGCCAGGGGTTGAGCATCCAGCCCGGGACCCAGTCGGCGCCGAAGAGTTCGTGCGCCATCACAGCGAACAGCACCGGTGCGGTCAGCACCGCACCGAGCAGCACCCTGTGGGTGAGGTCCTTGATCTCGCCCTGCCGCTCGGCGGCGTCCGCCGCCTCCGCCTCGGCCGCCGTCCGTCCCTCACCTGTCGGCGGCCCGCCGGCCGAAGCAACAGGGGCGGCTGGAGTTGCGGACGTGGTGCCGTGGGCGTTCGGAGTGGGCGGTGCGGTGCCTTCCGCGGGTTCGACGAGCAGCGTGCCGTGGATCATGTTCATGCCGCAGGCGAAGCCGAAGGAACCCGGCCGGTCCGGGCTGAGCCGCACGGTGGTTCGCGTGTGGGCGGGCAGGCCCGCGCCGATCTTGAGGTCGGGGAAAACCACGCGGGACGTGCACTCGCCGGCCTCCTGCCGGTCGAAGACCAGCTCCACCGGCGTGCCCTGACGGACCTTGATCAGGTCGGGGCTGTAGCCGCCCCGCACCGTCACCTCCACCCGCTGCACCCCGCCCTCAATCCGGGCGGAACCGGCCCGGCGCGGCCCGAAGAAGAACCAGCCCAGACCCGCAATGAGCATCGCGGCGGCCAGGATCACAACGACGTCGAGGGCACTCATGAGCTGCTGCCTCCCTAGGCGGGTTCGCAATCTCCAGCCTGCGCGCGTCTACCCCTGCCGGGTAGGGGCTGAAGGCCCAGGGTCCTGGACCATCCGGCCCCTGACCGCGGCACACTCCCGGAGGCACGATGCAGGTGGAAAGCAAGAACCACCCGGGTGCCCCGCTGGGTACCCCGCCAAGGCAGGAGAGTGGCGATGATGTTCTGGTACGACCACGACGTCGGCGGGTGGGGCTGGTTCGCAATGTCGGCCGGCATGATCCTTTTCTGGGCGCTGATCATCACCGTCGCGGTGCTGCTGTTCCGCGCTCTGAACCACCCGCACCAACACGAACACACGCACACCCCCACCACGCCCACACCGGAAGACATCCTCCGTGACCGGCTGGCCCGTGGGGAGATCGACGAAGAGGAGTTCCGGCGCCGCCTGACTGTGCTGCACGCCGGCCCGCTCACCAAATCCTGAACACCGCCGCGCTCCGTTGAAGGAGGTCCGTATGAACGACAACAAGCGCAACTACGGCATGTACGCCCTTGCCGCTGCGATCGTCGTGGTCGGCGCCCTGATCGTCGGCGCGTCGCTGCAAAGCCTTCTCTGGCTCGCCCTCGTGGCGGCCTGCCCGCTGATGATGTTCTTCATGATGCGCGGCAGGCACGGCCAGGACATGCACGGCGGCCACGATCAGCACCGCGGCGACCGGGATGAGGACTCGCTGCAGAAGCACGACCACCCCACCGGGCCGGGACGGCCCTGACCGCCGAGGCCCGGGCAGGGGGGTGAGTGCCATGGCTGTTGTGTCCCTCGCTGGTCGGGTCGGGGAGCTGCGCCTGGCGGGCATCGTCTACGGCATCACCCGCCTGATCACCCCCGACGAGCCGCCCCACCACCGCCGGCCCGCCCGCGCGGACGGCGCGCCGCACTGGAGGAAGCGGAACGGCGGCTGGTGGGCCTGCGCCTTCACCACCGGGTCGACGCCGCCGCCTACCAGCGCCGCATGAGCAGCATTGCCCGGGGACAGCGCATAACCGCTGCAGACCCGACCAGTCCCGTGGGAGGACGTCATGACTGACGCCGCATACGGCCTGTGGCCCCTGGTGGTCCTCAACACCCTGCTCTTCGTGGTGTTCGCGGCCAGCTTCTTCCACCCCAAGTCCAAGCGGGACTGGCGCGCGATGGGCGCCTACAGCGCGTTCCTGGTCGCGCTGTTCACCGAGATGTACGGCATCCCGCTGACCGTCTACCTACTGGGCAGCTGGCTCGGCTCCAGCTTCCCGCTGCTGAAGGACACCCACGCCGGCGGCCACCTGTGGAACGACCTGACCAACTGGCAGGGCGACCCGCACCTCAGCCCCTTCCACCTGGCCAGCTACGTCGCCATCGGCACCGGGTTCTGGCTGATCGCCACCGCCTGGAAGCACCTCCATGCCGCCGCCCAGCACGACGAACTCGCCACCACCGGCCCGTACGCCTGGGTGCGTCACCCGCAGTACGACGGCTTTCTGCTCATCATGATCGGGTTCCTGCTGCAGTGGCCGACCATCCCGACCTTGATCATGTTCCCGGTGCTGGTGTACGTGTATCTGCGCCTGGCCCGTAGCGAAGAACGCGAGGTCGCCGCCCGCTTCGGTGAGCAGTGGACCGCCTACGCCGCACTCACACCGGCGTTCTGGCCGAAGCTGAGCCACCGGACACGCCCGCACGGCCAGGCCCCCGGCCGAGCCAGCGGGCCGGAGCAGCCCTCGACGCGGAGGTGAGCGCGATGACGGCGCTGACCTGGCTTCTGATCGCCGTCGGCCTTGTGACCGTCGCGGTCTGCGCCGCCCAAGTGCACCGTCGGCACGGACCTTCCCGGGGGGCCGCCCAGACTTTGCCGATTGCCGGTGTGCTCTCCCTGCCCGCGCTCCTGGTCGACGACGCCCCGGCGGCGGCCTGGGGCCTGTGGGGCGCCACCGCCATCGCCGCTGCCCTGACCTGGGCCGTCGCCGACACCCTGCGCAACGCACCCGGCCGGGTGCGGCATACGGCCCGGAGGACACGATGACCAGCAACGTGGCCAAGCCACCGCAGGCCAAGGCCAGTTCCGCCACCGTCGGCCCGGTCGCTCCGGCGACCGCCCCAAACGTGGTGCTTCAGGCGTCCGGGGTCACCAAGGAGTACCGGCGCGGCATATGGCCGGCCCAGCGCCGCACGCCGGTGCTGCGCGGTGTGGACCTGGAACTGGCGGCGGGCGAGGTGGTCGGCCTGGTCGGGGAGAACGGCTCCGGCAAGAGCACCCTGATGAAGATCCTGGTCGGGGACCTGGCCGCCGACACCGGCACCATCACGCGCGACGGGCGGATCGGCTACTGCCCGCAGGAGCCCGTCGTCTACGAACGCCTCACCTGCGACGAGCACTTCGAGCTGTTCGGCCGCGCCTACGGCCTGACCGACGACACCGAGCGCGCCTCCCGCGGCCGCATCTACACCCAGCTCGGCTTCGACCGCTACGCCACCACCCGCGCCGACCGGCTCTCCGGCGGGACGCTGTCCAAGCTGAACCTGGGCCTGGCGCTGCTTGCCGACCCCGAGGTACTGCTGCTGGACGAGCCCTACGCCGGCTTCGACTTCGATACGTACCTGAAGTTCTGGGACCTGGTCGCCGAGCGCCGCCAGGCGGGACGGTCAGTGCTGATCATCAGTCACTTCGTCACCGACGAGGAGCGCTTCGACCGCATCGTCCAGCTCCGCGACGGACGGGCGGTGCCGCGATGACCGTGCTGCTGACCCGGCGCTTTCTCACCGACGCCGTACGCACCCCGGTGAATCTGCTGGTGCTCGTGCTGGTGCCGGTGGCGTTCGTCGTGGTGGCCTCCCGCCCCTTGGCCGACACCGCCGAGCTACTGGGAGGACCGGGCGGGCCCGCGGTGCAGACCGCCACCGCCGGCTGGGCCGCCGGTTTCATCGCCGCCATCGCCATGTACTTCCAGCTGCGCGCCGCCCGCGCCGCCGACCGCCGCCTCGTCCTGGCCGGGCTCGCCCCAGCCCGGCTCGTGGCCGCCCGCATGGCAACCGGCCTGACCCTGGCGCTGCTCGCCGCCGTCGCGGCCCTGGTCGCGCTCGCCGCACGCACAGGACTGGGCGATGCACCGGGGCGGGTGGCGGCCGGAACGGTGATGTACGCGGTGATCTACCTGGCAATCGGCGCCGTTATCGGTGCCCTCGTCGCCAACCCGGTCAACGGCACCGTTCTGGTGCTGTTCATATGGATCCTGGATGTCTTCTTCGGCCCGGTCCTCGGCGCCACCGACCGAGCCCTGACCCGCGTGCTGCCCACCCACTTCGTCACGCTGTGGATGGTGGACCTGCCCTCCGGCCACAGCGGGCGCCTCGGCGATCTCGGCTGGGCCCTGGCCTGGAGTGCAGTCGCCCTCATCGCGGCCTGGTATGTGATCACTGTTATCAGCCGCACCCGTCACGCACGCCGAGGTGCCCGGCCCGGCTCGCTGCGGGCCCAGCTGGCCGCCGGGGTACGGATGGGACTGCGCGAAGCCGGCCGCAACCGGGTGCTGTGGGCCCTGCTGGTCGCGGTCCCCGTCGTCTTCGTCCTCCTGGCGGTGGCCACCACACCTCAGGAGAACACGACCCTCACCGTACGCGAGAACAGCCGCACGCTGGACCAGCAGGCGTGGCTGCCCGACATCCACGGCGGCACCATGGCCCCCATCGCCATCGGCTCGCTGGCCGCCCTCGTCGGCCTGTTCACCGTCCTCGACGCCCGCAGCGGCGACCGGCGCCTTTCCCTGGCCGGCTTCCGCCCCGCCACCCTGCTCGCCTCCCGCCTGAGCATCGTCGCCCTGGGCGCGCTGGTGGCCACCGCGGCCTCGCTCGCGGTCACGGCCACCGTCTTCGACGCCAGCAACTGGCCCCGCTACATCGCCGCCAGCATCCTCATCGCCCTCACCTACGGCCTCATCGGCGTCCTGCTCGGCCCCCTCTTCGGACGCGTCGGCGGCATCCTGATCGCCTTCCTCGTCCCCTTCCTCGACCTGGGCATCGAGCAGAGCCCCATGCTCCGCTCCGCCCCACCCGACTGGGCCCACGCGCTGCCCGGATACGGCTCCGGCCGCGTCCTCATCGACGCCGCCCTCACCCCCGGCTTCGACGAAACCGGCCCCCTGCTCATCGCCCTCGCCTGGCTGGCCGGCCTGACCCTGGCCGCCGCGGCGCTCTTCCATCGCGCGGTGGCTCCAGCCTCAGGCCCGAGCACCGTTGTGACCGGGGGTGGGAGCGCCGGTATCCGTGGCACGTCCATCGGGGTGAACGAACCCAAGAGCTCGGCGGGTCAATAACCGGGAATCCTTGTCAGTCGTCCCACACTCGGCACGTGCCGGTCACAACGGCGCAGCGTCCTCGAGGGCCGTGGAAGGCGATCACCATGCGCAGGAACTCGTCCGGGTCGTGTGTGCGTTTCCGTGCCACCGCTGCCAGGAGCCTTGGGACGCTGCTGGTCGCGGTTCTCGTCCTGGCGCTCCTGCCGGGCGTGGCCCAGGCGCATGGCGAGGAGAGCGATGAGGCAGCGGTGTTGGTCGAGCAGGCCATCGCCCTGATCGCCAACGACGCCGGCGAGTCACGCGTGGCCGAGCGCATCGAAGACGCCCTGATGGCGCCGCACAAGGAGGGCGTCGACCTGAAACTCGTCAACGACGCCCTCAAGGCCGTTGAACGTCCGGGTGCCGAAGAAGCCGCCCTCCGAGAAACCCGCAAGCTGCTTCTGGCGTCGCTGGGCGGCAAGCTGCCGTCCGCTCCGAAAGCCGGACAGCTCGTCACGGGCACCGAGACCGGGACGAGTGTGGTGCTGGATGAATTCCGGCCGGCACGCGGTGTCGCCGATGCGGCCGACGCGGCCCTGTTCGCGCTGTCCCTCGTCGCCATCGCGGCCGGCTTGTGGCTGTCGGTGCGGCTGCGCCCCCGCCACAGCATCCGCGAACTGCGCCGCCGCGCCGCCGCGGAAGAACACGGAGAGGGCAGGAAACAATGACCTCGACCTCACCGACCCCCACGCCCCCGGCCGGGGCGCAACCGGGTCGCCGCGGGTGGTTCCATCGCGCCGTCGACGCGATCGACGAACGGATGGGCATCAAGGCGCTCACCTATCCGGTGCCCGAGCACGCGAACAACCTGGCATGGAGCCTGGGCGGCATCACCGCGGTGGCGTTCGTCATCCTGCTCGTCACCGGGATCTACATCACGCAGTTCTACGCACCCATCCCGGAGGACGCGAACCAGTCCGTACGCGACCTGGTGACCGACGTGTGGCTGGGCAGCTTCGCCCGCGGCCTGCACTACTGGGCGGCGCAGGCGATGTTCGTCCTGGCGCTGCTCCACCTGCTGCGCGTGTTCTTCCACGCCTCCTACAAGAAGCCGCGCGAGGGCAACTGGGTCGTCGGTGCGGCGATGTTCCTGCTGACGTTCCTGGCGGTGTTCACCGGCACCGTCCTGA includes:
- a CDS encoding TetR/AcrR family transcriptional regulator; translation: MGRTSTRQLSTADARRAEVLATASRVFAARGYYGTSTTEVAKGAGISQSYLYRLFPDKEALFVAVVEDCGRLIRERLAEAVVEVGSAEPADVLYAMGDAYAHLIADRDDLLRVLMHANCAASEPAIKVAVQGMYARLVEYVRSASGAPDELIQRFFATGFLCNVVVSIGATDVDAPWTRTLLAGVRHY
- a CDS encoding heavy metal translocating P-type ATPase, which gives rise to MSALDVVVILAAAMLIAGLGWFFFGPRRAGSARIEGGVQRVEVTVRGGYSPDLIKVRQGTPVELVFDRQEAGECTSRVVFPDLKIGAGLPAHTRTTVRLSPDRPGSFGFACGMNMIHGTLLVEPAEGTAPPTPNAHGTTSATPAAPVASAGGPPTGEGRTAAEAEAADAAERQGEIKDLTHRVLLGAVLTAPVLFAVMAHELFGADWVPGWMLNPWLQLALITPVMFYTGWPIHVTGWLTLRHRAADMNSLITLGTSAAYGYSLLVTLAPGLLPEDVREVYFEAVGVILTLILLGRLLEARAKAGTGEAIRALLGLQARTARVIRDGTETEIPIEDVAVGDEIVIRPGEKIPVDADVLSGSSAVDESMVTGEPMPVTKHTGDTVIGATVNGTGSLRVRAAKVGSDTMLAQIIRMVQQAQASKAPIQRLADAVSAYFVPAVIAIAIGTFALWFTLGPSPALTLSLVSAVAVLIIACPCALGLATPLSVMVGTGKGAQAGILIRSAEALETAHKLDTVVLDKTGTVTEGKPVLTDVHTADGLDEGQLLRLVAAAEADSEHPLAQAIVTGVRERGLAWQAATGFDSVTGKGVQATVDGHAVLVGTARLLGDVGIDTTTLAPVAAGFSAAGKTPVLAAVDGRPAGVLAVADTVKADSAAAIAALQRLGVDVVMLTGDNARTAAAIAAQVGITRVLAEVLPEHKADEIRRLQGEGRTVGMVGDGINDAPALAAADVGLAIGTGTDVAIEAADITLISGSLSGVVTAIRLSRATMRNIRQNLFFALVYNAVGVPLAAGALYPLWGIRLSPIIAAAAMALSSLSVVTNASRLRRWHTSPLPDAPPANVRPSVESATDRSPAGRTAATEHHHPAPHDHAHKQHADGDAATDPVCGMSIEKASAAETRNTATGTYYFCSTHCAAAFDADPGRYTAPSSGRTHEGGEQR
- a CDS encoding SHOCT domain-containing protein — protein: MMFWYDHDVGGWGWFAMSAGMILFWALIITVAVLLFRALNHPHQHEHTHTPTTPTPEDILRDRLARGEIDEEEFRRRLTVLHAGPLTKS
- a CDS encoding DUF2933 domain-containing protein is translated as MNDNKRNYGMYALAAAIVVVGALIVGASLQSLLWLALVAACPLMMFFMMRGRHGQDMHGGHDQHRGDRDEDSLQKHDHPTGPGRP
- a CDS encoding isoprenylcysteine carboxylmethyltransferase family protein, with amino-acid sequence MTDAAYGLWPLVVLNTLLFVVFAASFFHPKSKRDWRAMGAYSAFLVALFTEMYGIPLTVYLLGSWLGSSFPLLKDTHAGGHLWNDLTNWQGDPHLSPFHLASYVAIGTGFWLIATAWKHLHAAAQHDELATTGPYAWVRHPQYDGFLLIMIGFLLQWPTIPTLIMFPVLVYVYLRLARSEEREVAARFGEQWTAYAALTPAFWPKLSHRTRPHGQAPGRASGPEQPSTRR
- a CDS encoding ABC transporter ATP-binding protein encodes the protein MTSNVAKPPQAKASSATVGPVAPATAPNVVLQASGVTKEYRRGIWPAQRRTPVLRGVDLELAAGEVVGLVGENGSGKSTLMKILVGDLAADTGTITRDGRIGYCPQEPVVYERLTCDEHFELFGRAYGLTDDTERASRGRIYTQLGFDRYATTRADRLSGGTLSKLNLGLALLADPEVLLLDEPYAGFDFDTYLKFWDLVAERRQAGRSVLIISHFVTDEERFDRIVQLRDGRAVPR
- a CDS encoding ABC transporter permease, which encodes MTVLLTRRFLTDAVRTPVNLLVLVLVPVAFVVVASRPLADTAELLGGPGGPAVQTATAGWAAGFIAAIAMYFQLRAARAADRRLVLAGLAPARLVAARMATGLTLALLAAVAALVALAARTGLGDAPGRVAAGTVMYAVIYLAIGAVIGALVANPVNGTVLVLFIWILDVFFGPVLGATDRALTRVLPTHFVTLWMVDLPSGHSGRLGDLGWALAWSAVALIAAWYVITVISRTRHARRGARPGSLRAQLAAGVRMGLREAGRNRVLWALLVAVPVVFVLLAVATTPQENTTLTVRENSRTLDQQAWLPDIHGGTMAPIAIGSLAALVGLFTVLDARSGDRRLSLAGFRPATLLASRLSIVALGALVATAASLAVTATVFDASNWPRYIAASILIALTYGLIGVLLGPLFGRVGGILIAFLVPFLDLGIEQSPMLRSAPPDWAHALPGYGSGRVLIDAALTPGFDETGPLLIALAWLAGLTLAAAALFHRAVAPASGPSTVVTGGGSAGIRGTSIGVNEPKSSAGQ